The genomic stretch aaaaagaatttagcATTGCCAAATTCTAAGTGGTTACACCACAAGAATGGTCAAGAATGACGCATATGATGGAGCCAATTTCGGATTTGATGGACAGAAATGAATCCAAATTAAGCCTTGGTATTGACGAAGACCGAAAGGAAGGTATGCGACATTGGTGGGCTATGCTGAATGGAATTTAACTTCTTTCAACAAATTGTCTCTGGTTGACATCCGAGAAGAGAGTGAAATCCCTACCTTCTTGGATGACCAAAGAGGGATTAAGGTCACTTTCAGGCTCAATACTCTATAAATACCAAGCTCCCCAACTCAAAAAACTCACCAACTTCAATCAATCCTACTACTCCTCTTCCCATATTCTTAATTCCttagatcatcatcatcatgggtGTTTTCAATTACGAGGTTGAGACCACCTCCGTTATCCCTGCGGCAAGGCTGTTCAAGTCCTATGTCCTTGATGGCGATAAGCTCATCCCAAAGGTTGCACCTCAAGCTATTACCAGCGTTGAAAACGTTGGAGGAAATGGAGGGCCTGGAACCATCAAGAATATCACCTTTGGCGAAggttaatttatttactttctatccatatatatattctccatCGATCCCATCATTCATTTAACTTGTGGTACATTCTATTTCCTTCAGGCAGCCGTTACAAGTACGTGAAGGAGAGGGTTGATGAGGTTGACAACACAAACTTCACATACAGCTACACCGTGATCGAGGGTGATGTCCTGGGTGACAAGCTGGAGAAGGTCTGCCACGAGCTGAAGATAGTGGCAGCCCCTGGTGGAGGATCCATCTTGAAGATCAGCAGCAAGTTCCACGCCAAAGGTGACCATGAGATTAATGCAGAGGAGATGAAGGGTGCCAAAGAAATGGCCGAGAAACTTTTAAGGGCGGTTGAGACCTACCTATTGGCACACTCTGCTGAATACAACTAAACCTCGTCTTGTGTCTTCGCCCAATAATAGCTTGTACGTggctttcatgttttttttttttttttaaaactttgttTTCTTGCTAATAAAGGAGCTTGCGGTTGTGTTCATCTGCTTGCTGAAGATCGATGTTGTAACTCGGAAGAATGCAAATTGAATGTTGTATTACTTTTTGCATATATACAAATAATGGAAAGGATAACATCATTGAAGTTCAAAGTTTTGAATGAttgaaattgttaaaataatatgaaCGTATGATCTTATTTGTAAGAATCTCCCGTTAGGCTGGATATCCAATGGAGGACAAAAGCAACGTGATAatgagaaaatgaatttttgaCATACGTTCTTCTCATTatcaaactctatttatagagttagACTATGACTCTTCATCAAGAGTCACACCTTGTCACTTTATTATTACCACCATGGAAGGTTGTGATTGGCTATGGGAATGACCACACTAGTTATGGTGTGATCACCCTTTAAACCAtcatctcccacttgatcaCACTTTAGCATTATGTAATCTAGTTGAACATTATCACCTTGGTaccaaatgtaatttttattcatgTCAACTCTCATCTGTTTAATTTACAGCTCGGCATTAGATTATGACATTTTATAATGTATATACAATTTTGTCATCTTATCTAATCGCacatttttccatatattttcACACTGCTAATATATTAAGGTGACTTCATTTCGTTTTTAGCTAAACAAATGACATCAATTCTCTGTGGTAAGGAACACTGGTTCACACCTATTCCACAATTGACGATTTCAGCCATACACAAAACTATGTGCTGACCTGCACTGATATTTTTTAATCAAGTGTTTCCTTGATACTTCTTATCAGTGTCTTTTACACTATAAGATCATATTTATATTACCAACTTGTAACATAATGTCGCTCGATGAACCTTACATTTATGAAAGttgtaatattatttcttaagtGTTTTCTGTTTATTACCTAACCAATTATTCCccttataaaaacaaaattgcacaAAATTGTTCATTCATGCGTCCCTGAATCCTTCCACTTGTGCTTGAACATATATATAGCTACCACCTAGGTGTTTCTCAATCCCATTGTAGCTACATGCTCTTTGAATTTTTCCAAAGACAATCCATCGGCTACCATCTCTGTTGAAGGtataaattcaattttaatttctcCTCTTtccactatatcttgaatatagtgataATTTACATCAATATCTTTGCCTTTGTAGCTTTGtgctccactttttattaaaaagatagCAGACTTGTTGTCACAAAACATATTGACTGTCTTACTATTTAAACCTAAATTTAAACTTTCTACAAAATGTTTAATTCACATTGCATTACTTATTGCTGTGCTGCGTGATATATATTCAGCTTCCATATTGGATTTTGCAACgcaattttgtttcttgcttAACCAAGAAATAACTGTTCCACCAAACAAGAACACATATCCACTTGTTGATTTTCTATCATCAGCATCCCCAGCAAAATCCGCATCTATGAATCCTTTAATTTCTAGATCACTTATGCCAAAACATAAACCCATGTTTTTAGTACCTTGTAAATATCTAAATATACATTTTACTGCTTGCCAATGTGTCTTCCCTAGATTAGATTGATACCTGCTTACTAATCCCACCGCATAACAAATATCAGGTCTTGTAGTTGTCATTGCATACATGAGATTGCCCACAGTTTGGGCATAGGGGATAGATTCCATCTCTTGAATCTCTGTCTCATTTTGAGGACATATTGATTTATTCAAGTACTAACCTCTTGAAATAGGTGTTTTTAGAGGTTTATATTTATCCATATTAAACCTCTTAAGTATCTTTTCcagatatttttcttgatccaaatataataattttaaatttctatttctagAAATTCTTATTCCTAAGACATAGGTAGCAGTAcccatatctttcatttcaaatttggatgaCAAGaaggattttgttttatttatcatatatagACAGTTACCAGTTAGCAGTATATCGtctacatataatgataatattgttaatttattattttcattacatatGTAAACACAGTGATCTAGTGGACTTACCTCGAAACCAATTTCTAGTATTGCTTGATGGAACTTCAAATACCATTGCCTCGAAGATTGTTTAAGCCCATATAATGACCTTTTTAATTTGTAGACTTCTTCTCCATGTCCTGTGACTTGAAATCCTTCAGGTTGTTGCatgtaaatttctttttttaattctccATTGAGAAATGTTGTCTTAACATCCAACTGATGTAATTCCAAATCCATTAAGGCTACAATGGACATGATAATTCTCACTGAAGCGAATTTTGCCACAAGTGAGTATGTGTCAACGAAGTCTACACCGGGTTGCTGTGTAAACCCTTTAGCCACCAATCTAgctttttacttttcaagaCTTCCATCATCTTTGAATTTCTTCCTTAGAACCCACTTGCATCCAATTGCTTTTCTTTGGCTTGGCAATTCTGTGAGTTCCCACACATCATTTTTCTGAATTGATTCAAGCTCTTCTTCCATAGCTTTAATCCATTTTTGAGCATCATGACTACTTATAGCTTCTTTAAAATTTGCTAGATCTTCTTgcaaatttatatcatttgtACTTAGCACAAAATGATCCTTGAGTGTGGTTGATGGTCGTCTTTGTCTTTTACTCCCACTGTTTTGATTACCTATATCCAAATTAGGTGGATCTTTGGATTTTCTCTTGCTCCCACTATTCCGAATGTCTGtgttatgttctttttctttcaaagtaACTTGTGGTGTTTGACATTCAGAATCTTCTTCTTGTAGAAGTCTTATTTCATCCATCGGAGTAATTTGATTGGTGTTTTCCAGAAATGCAGCATCCCTGCTTTCTATTAATCCCTTATCTAGATGGTAAAATCTATATCCACTACCATTTTCTATATATCCTATAAATCTGCATTCCCATGTTTTACTTTCTAACTTATCCCTTAAGGGTTTTGGAATAAGTACATGTGCCTTACATCCCCACACTTTGAGGTTGTAAAAATCTGGTTTTATGCCTGTCCAATATTCATAAGGTGTAAgaggttttgatttgatttttattctattAAGAATATATGCTGCAGTGGATAAAGCCTCACCTAAAAAATGAGTGAATAACTTAGCATATGCCATCATGGATCTTGTCATATCCATTAAAGTTCTATTCCTTCTTTCTGCAAttccattttgttgaggcttATAAGGCATTGTATATAAATGTCTTATTCCACTTTCTCTGCAGAAGGAATACATGGCTTCATATTCACCTCCCCTATcattattcaagtttttaaTGGACCTTCCCAATTGGTAAAGGTAATAAAGTATTCcattcctttatgtgttttagTTCTTAAAGGACCACATATGTCAGAATgaattacttctaataattctGATGATTTCCagtgttttgaaaaagatttactaatcatttttccattaatacatgattcacatatattaaaatcttCAGAATTAATTATAGGTAGTAATCCACTCTTactcattcttttcattttatttttgttgatgtggcCTAATCTTAAATGCCATAAGAAAGAACTATTTTCAGACACGTATCAATACTGTGAAATGGGATTTTTATCATCAACTTTGAGTAAATACATATTGTCTATCTTTACACCCTTAATAGATATTTTTTCCTTACAAATATAGACCTTCCTAGATTTAAACTTAATCCCATATCGTTTGCTATCTAATACGGGAACAAATATTAGATTTTTCTGGATATTTGGCACATATAGAACATTATGTAAAACAATGGAAGACCCTTTAACAGAAATCTTACATTTTCCTTCGCCTAGCACATCACTGTAAGTATTGTTGCCCATGTACACTCTGTGTTCCCCgacctttttctctttgaaatctAGGAAGAATTCTTGgtctcttgtaatatgtttaGTTGCTGTCGAGTCTATCCACCAAGAATTTGAAGTCGGTTTTGCCATCATCACTTTAGTAATGGTCATAGCTatttctttctgtttcttgtCATCGTTGTTCTTTGGACAATTTGCCTTGAAATGCCCCATTTTGCCACATTTGAAACATGctcctttgattttatttttaccttttggCTTACCTTTCCATTTCCTTTTGAACTTTCTTGGCTTGCCTTTGAATGCTGGAGCACGTGAAGTCTGAGTATTGATTTAAGCCATCATAAGGTTGCTAGATTGTCcttctctcctttttcttttcatcctttcttcttctaataCAAGCAAAACTGGTAAGAAAATTATGGATACTTCTTTTCCATTATAGGTCAGTGATGTTATCACATGTTCCCAAGATAGAGGAAGACCATTAAGTATTATGGTTACTTGCATTTTGTCGGATATTGGATGACCGATAAATGCAAGTTCCTTTGCAATGAGTTCCATTTGGTTTACAAAGTCGCCCACATAGTCATTCTCACTCATACATGCACTATTATATTTATCTAATAATAGTTGTATGTGAGTATCAGACCTAGGGCCATACTTTTCCTCTAATGCTTCCATTATTTCCTTAGTAGTCTCGTATCTTTCAAAGAGTGGGATGATATTATCTTTCATGCTATGGAGGAGAGTGGCCTTTGCCATTAGGTCATCTTCcatccatttttcctttttctttacagcatcatcatttttctcatcttctacTTCAGGTCTTTTTGATGTGAGAGTGTGTAAATTTCTCTCATGCGTCAGTAAATAAGAGATATGTCGTTTCCACATTCTAAAATTGATTCCATTAAGGCTTTTGACCTTTGAGGAATCTATACTGCTTTTAATAGCCATTTTATAAAGTGGATATGATAAACtttaatataaatacaattatttttttactattactGTAATGTANNNNNNNNNNNNNNNNNNNNNNNNNNNNNNNNNNNNNNNNNNNNNNNNNNNNNNNNNNNNNNNNNNNNNNNNNNNNNNNNNNNNNNNNNNNNNNNNNNNNAGCCCAAATCAAAAATTACAGTACAAAAAGTACGTACAAAAAGTAAGAAATGagccaaaaaattatatagtcCAATTTAAATGAGCTTAAATGGGTGTATTAATTGAAAGGGTATCAATGAGTGGATGTCTTGATAGGACGAGAAGTGACATTTCTTGAAAAGTTATAACGGTTGGTCTTGGAGAAAAAAAGTACATACATATGCTTGATAGACCCGATATGTTATTCATGCATACTTAAAGTATTCAGTTTCCTCTGTAGAAAGATAATTTGTTCTCTtcacttaaatttttggaaaaaaaagaaagtaaaatcaGTCATTTTGGTTTACAAATAAGTTTActgtggtatcaaaatgttttgaaagaTCCCTGTGGTATGCATAAATAACATATTAATTCATGAAGtcaatttccttaaaaaaactTGATGGATTTTGTTAATGTGTCACGTCATTAGAGCGAATAAAATTATGGCACTTGTCATTAGCTCATAATAAAAagtacataaattaaaaatttatatagaCCGACCATgagggtggctggagccaccattcttttttttttttttttttttttccccctaaaaaAGTactgtttttaatgtttttaatagtttttattttttaggttttaatttttaatttttatttttaatgaggCATTTGGTCATTGGTAA from Corylus avellana chromosome ca1, CavTom2PMs-1.0 encodes the following:
- the LOC132191254 gene encoding major pollen allergen Cor a 1 isoforms 5, 6, 11 and 16: MGVFNYEVETTSVIPAARLFKSYVLDGDKLIPKVAPQAITSVENVGGNGGPGTIKNITFGEGSRYKYVKERVDEVDNTNFTYSYTVIEGDVLGDKLEKVCHELKIVAAPGGGSILKISSKFHAKGDHEINAEEMKGAKEMAEKLLRAVETYLLAHSAEYN